The DNA sequence CTGGAATGGGAACGCCAAGCATGAGTCTGTACTCATGGGAGCTGATCCATGTTTTCGGCGTGAAGAATCTTATTCGAATCGGTTCCGCAGGGGCCATTCAAGATCATTTGAACCTGTATGACATTGTTTTTGCAATGGGTTCTGCAACCGATTCCAATTATGGACATCAGTACAATCTTCCGGGCCACTATTCGATTACGGCATCGTTCGAGCTGTTGGAAAAAGCCAAGAAGATTGCAGATGCGCAGGGGCAGAAGGTTCATGTCGGCAATGTCCTCTCCAGTGACATTTTCTATAACGCCGATCCAACGGCGCTGAAGAAATGGAGTGAAATGGGAATTCTATGTGCAGAAATGGAATCGGCTGGCCTGTATATGAATGCGGCCCATGCGGGCGTTAACGCATTGTGTATCTTGACGATCAGCGATCATATTTTCAGACAGGAATCCACAACCCCTGAAGAAAGACAGACGGCGTTCACTAAAATGATGGAAATTGCACTCGAGCTTGCTTAATACTTGGGATGTACGAAAGGAAAATGGTAAATGGCTACGATAAGTGAACAACCACAGAATATGACCTCATCCTTTCAGGCGAAAAGAGCCGTGCCCGTAATTCTGCTCTTTTTCGTGTTTGCTTTGATCATTGATAACTCTTTTAAATTGGTTTCAGTAGCAATCGCCAATGATCTGGGCATCTCGACAGCCGCAGTCAGCTTGCAGGCCTCCTTAGCGGGACTTGTGATTGGTATCGGCGCTGTGGTCTATGCCTCTTTGGCCGACTCCATCAGTATCCGAAAGCTGCTGAGTGCGGGGATTATCTTAATCTGTATAGGTTCAATCATCGGGTTTGTATTTCAGCACTCTTATCTCTTCGTTCTGATTGCGCGTATGATTCAGACGGCGGGGCTCGCCTCGGCTGAAACGTTATACGTGATTTATGTGACGAAGCATCTGCCCAAGGAGGAGCAGAAAAAGTTTCTGGGATTCAGTACGAGCAGCTACTCGCTTTCCCTTGTTATCGGTTCCATAACGGGAGGATACGTCTCTACGTATTTAAGTTGGGCGATGTTATTCTTGATCCCGCTGCTCTCCTTGATCCTGCTTCCTTTCATTCTAAAATATTTACCGAAGGAACAATCGCGCAAGAGCCATGTGGATTTCATCGGCCTGCTCCTCATCGCAGCGATTGCGGCGTCGGTCATGCTGTATTTGACGGATTTCAATTGGATCTTTATTGTAATCTTCGCGATTGCCGCAGCGTTATTCCTTGGCTACATCAGCAAGAGTACGAAGTCGTTCATTGGCATCTCCTTTTTTAAAAACAAGCGGTTTGTAGCCGTTCTTGTGATTGCCTTCGTGATTTATTCGGTTCAACTGGGCTATATTTTCATTTTCCCGTTCGTTCTTCAGAAAATGTACGGGCTTCAGCTGGACACGATCTCGCTGCTGCTGATTCCCGGGTATGTAACGGCGGTGCTGGTTGGCGCGCTGTCCGGCAAAATCGCCAAGGTACTGACCAATAAGCAAGCGGTCTCCATTGCGATGTTCATCATTGCGTGCAGCCTGGCTTTGCCCGCCCTTATCGGAGACAGCTCGGTTATTGTATATGTTCTCTCGATGCTGCTATTCTCAGGTTCATTTGCCTTCATGTACGCCCCTATGCTGGATTCATGCATAAGCACAATTCCTGTGGAAAAATCGGGAACGGCGATTGGGTTTTACAATTTGGTGCTGAATGTGGCCGTTTCTATTGGTATTGCTTATACGGCGTCTTTGATGGAGGCTGTATCATTTGGAACGGTGTTGTTTATCCTTTGCCTGATTACACTGCTTGCGCTTGTAATGTACTGGCTGCTTGTAGGCCGACTCACCGAGTCCAAATAAGTAGAGATTGTGTTCACGCTTAAGAAGCTGCTGCGGCAGCTTCTTTTTGTGTTGCCATTGCAGCCTGCTCGATTGAGGTTTGACCTGTTATCTATATCAGACAGCGCCGAGACCACGGTATGAAAAAGGAGGAGCATTCGCAGCCCCTCCCTTCTCTGACTATATCAATTTTAATGTTTTAAGCAAACGCTCAACGATCGCGGCCGTTTCCGCTCTGGTGATGTTTTGACCTGGATGGGCCTGCTGCTGATTACCCTGTATGATTCCATATTGGATGTTCAGTGCTGCTCCATTTCGCGCCCACAGGCTAAATTTCGCTTGATCACGAAATGGCGCTAGCAATTCATTTTGCTGCTCTATACTCAGTGTAGCGTTGTGCATCGTCATATTCATCGCTTTTGAAATCATGACCATAGCTTCCTCACGTGTAATGCTTTGGTCTGGTTTGAATGACTCATCCCCATAACCCTGGATTAACCCGTAAGATACGGCAACCTGAACGGCGTTGGAGAACCAATTCCCGGAATTGACATCAATGAAGTGCATTTCATGATCGGCAAGCCGCAGCCCAAGCGCATGTGTGACAATCGCTGTAAATTCGGCGCGTGTAATGGCCTCATCCAGTACATAGCTGTTCTCGTTCACACCGTTAATAACTAGGCGCGATGCCAGGTCTTCAATGCTTTTCCGTGCCCAATGGGAGGCAATATCGTCAAATGTCTTGCTGTTATGGATGAGCACATAAGTACTGTTCGTCATACTGTTCATGGCAGCAAACCATTTACCATCGACTTGAACGACCTTCGTCGGGACTTGCTTCATTGTGCCATCGGTCATTATCAGCACGCCGGTTGTGATTTGGCCCGGATCCGTTCCGGCTGGTATCGCGATCATTCGCTCTACATAAGCATTGAACTTCTCAATCATAACTTCTTTGCCGTTATGCTCCGCTATAATTTTAAAATCCACCGCAGGAGAGACCAACGGAATGCCGCTGTCTTGTTCAGGTATGAATCTGACTTGATTGGCAGGTACATTAGTGATTTCAACCCGGATTCGAATGTCTTGCAGAGCAACGCCGGGGCCGAATAAATTCGACAGAGACTGAACACGGATCTGCTGGACAGGAAGTCTATAAACGGCATTCTCCGTTTGCACTTCAAGTACCGCTCCCTTGGCCTCCAAACTCATGGCTAACTGCGCGCTCAGCTCGCTGATGACATGACCGGAGTGGTTGGTCACCCGATTTATAAGCACATATCCTGAATCTGCCTGCTGTAGCAGCGCATTGATCTTCGCCTCATCCATTTTCATAACCGTCGTTTTGACTCCATTTACCGTTTGGGTTGTTACTGTAAATATATTTTTCTGCAGCATTCCGTTCACGAGTAGGGCGATACCTTCCTCTTGAGAGCCGGATGGTACCTGCGACGATGCCGGTTGTGTCGGTTGTGTTGGCTGCGGCCCTGGCTCTGGCTGCGGATCAACTGTCGGCGGTATGATCACTGGCGCCCGCATATCAAGAAGCCTTATCTTTCCGGTCGACTGAGTGCTTTCTACGGCGTTACCTGCCACATTATAAATGGATGCTCCATCCGCCGGCACGACTTCAATGGACTCTTGACCGTTCGGGATCCCTACGATATCAAGCATGACTCGAATGACGGTCTCGCCGCCCGTCAAGCTCCCTCCATCTGTTCTCTTCAACGAATGAATGGCAGCGCCAGTTGCGCTTCCGCCATTTCTGTCGAAATTCAGGCGCAAATTGCCTGGAGCCAATGCGCCAGCACCGTGATTATCTGCAAATACGCCTTCGCTAAACGTCACGTCGATATAGGCATTACCCTTGCCTAAAACGTAGCCTGTGAATGTTGGGAGTGTTGTATCAATGAGTACTCCCGCTGTACTGCCTGCGTTGCGAAGCGTCAAGTCCGCATCATTACCGAGCCCGTCCTTGATCGAACCGCCATTCAGCGTCAAGGCTTCGATGGTAATACCGTCGTAGTCATGATCGCCGGATTGCACATTGTAGCGGAACTGCAGCATGTTGGTATTGGACAATGTCCCGCCATTCAAGGGGGCCACACGCTTCACTCCACCGATATCCAGCATGAGCTGCGGCGTTCCGGAAACCGTAATATTCTTACTCATGGTTATCGTAAAATCCAAGGAATCGCCGGATTTATAAGTACCGGCCGATGGTACGTTCACATTTAGAATCGCCGGAGTGGTTGTGCTCACCAATATTCCCGCTGTACTGCCTACGCCATTTAGCGTTAATACTGCATTATTATTGAACGCGTCCTTGATCGAACCGCCATTCAACGTCATAGAACGGATGCTGATCCCGTTCGTATCCTCTTGCCCGGCTTGCACCGTATATCTGAATACCAACGTGTTTGTCCCCGAACCGCTATCATATACAGCCTGAACAGTCGTTGTCCCGATAACCAATGCGATCTGCGGAGTTCCAATCACGGTTACAGGCTCGCTCATCTGCACCGTGAAATCCAGGCTTTGGCCCATACCATATGTTCCATTTGCCGGAACCACTACGCTGACAACAATGGGTGCAACCGTATGGAGCGTATCGATAGAATAATTACCGGAAACAGTAAAGCCATTCCCTGCAATGCCTGCGGCATTCACCACGCCCGTCATGTTTAGCGTGATCACATTACTCGCCGCATAGATGTTATCAATCGGCGTGAACGTCGCCGTCCACGTGACCTCATTGGATGAACTGAGGCTGCTCAGCGTTCCGTTCGAAACCGTCAGATCGGCGAGCGTGAAACCGCTCACCGCTTCCGAAAACGTGATTGTCACCGTTGAGGTCTGACCCAAGGTCAGCGACGAGTTGGAGATCACTATGGTGGCCGTCAGGGGCGTGGAAGTGTCAGCATTTACTACACCGATTGGC is a window from the Paenibacillus sp. J23TS9 genome containing:
- the deoD gene encoding purine-nucleoside phosphorylase — protein: MHKETPHIKPGGVEIAETILLPGDPLRAKFIADNYLEDVVQFNNVRGMLGYTGTFKGRKISVMGTGMGTPSMSLYSWELIHVFGVKNLIRIGSAGAIQDHLNLYDIVFAMGSATDSNYGHQYNLPGHYSITASFELLEKAKKIADAQGQKVHVGNVLSSDIFYNADPTALKKWSEMGILCAEMESAGLYMNAAHAGVNALCILTISDHIFRQESTTPEERQTAFTKMMEIALELA
- a CDS encoding Ig-like domain-containing protein, whose translation is MYFAKRIGILFLSLSIIAGLVFIKPIGVVNADTSTPLTATIVISNSSLTLGQTSTVTITFSEAVSGFTLADLTVSNGTLSSLSSSNEVTWTATFTPIDNIYAASNVITLNMTGVVNAAGIAGNGFTVSGNYSIDTLHTVAPIVVSVVVPANGTYGMGQSLDFTVQMSEPVTVIGTPQIALVIGTTTVQAVYDSGSGTNTLVFRYTVQAGQEDTNGISIRSMTLNGGSIKDAFNNNAVLTLNGVGSTAGILVSTTTPAILNVNVPSAGTYKSGDSLDFTITMSKNITVSGTPQLMLDIGGVKRVAPLNGGTLSNTNMLQFRYNVQSGDHDYDGITIEALTLNGGSIKDGLGNDADLTLRNAGSTAGVLIDTTLPTFTGYVLGKGNAYIDVTFSEGVFADNHGAGALAPGNLRLNFDRNGGSATGAAIHSLKRTDGGSLTGGETVIRVMLDIVGIPNGQESIEVVPADGASIYNVAGNAVESTQSTGKIRLLDMRAPVIIPPTVDPQPEPGPQPTQPTQPASSQVPSGSQEEGIALLVNGMLQKNIFTVTTQTVNGVKTTVMKMDEAKINALLQQADSGYVLINRVTNHSGHVISELSAQLAMSLEAKGAVLEVQTENAVYRLPVQQIRVQSLSNLFGPGVALQDIRIRVEITNVPANQVRFIPEQDSGIPLVSPAVDFKIIAEHNGKEVMIEKFNAYVERMIAIPAGTDPGQITTGVLIMTDGTMKQVPTKVVQVDGKWFAAMNSMTNSTYVLIHNSKTFDDIASHWARKSIEDLASRLVINGVNENSYVLDEAITRAEFTAIVTHALGLRLADHEMHFIDVNSGNWFSNAVQVAVSYGLIQGYGDESFKPDQSITREEAMVMISKAMNMTMHNATLSIEQQNELLAPFRDQAKFSLWARNGAALNIQYGIIQGNQQQAHPGQNITRAETAAIVERLLKTLKLI
- a CDS encoding MFS transporter is translated as MTSSFQAKRAVPVILLFFVFALIIDNSFKLVSVAIANDLGISTAAVSLQASLAGLVIGIGAVVYASLADSISIRKLLSAGIILICIGSIIGFVFQHSYLFVLIARMIQTAGLASAETLYVIYVTKHLPKEEQKKFLGFSTSSYSLSLVIGSITGGYVSTYLSWAMLFLIPLLSLILLPFILKYLPKEQSRKSHVDFIGLLLIAAIAASVMLYLTDFNWIFIVIFAIAAALFLGYISKSTKSFIGISFFKNKRFVAVLVIAFVIYSVQLGYIFIFPFVLQKMYGLQLDTISLLLIPGYVTAVLVGALSGKIAKVLTNKQAVSIAMFIIACSLALPALIGDSSVIVYVLSMLLFSGSFAFMYAPMLDSCISTIPVEKSGTAIGFYNLVLNVAVSIGIAYTASLMEAVSFGTVLFILCLITLLALVMYWLLVGRLTESK